In Arachis hypogaea cultivar Tifrunner chromosome 17, arahy.Tifrunner.gnm2.J5K5, whole genome shotgun sequence, a single window of DNA contains:
- the LOC112766685 gene encoding uncharacterized protein, whose protein sequence is MESPHSRLSMLISSRPTTPPDSPPPPPHTAPVSVPFKWEEAPGKPRQPCHVDTNEKDTRSLELPPRLLFLEYSNNKVSSMDVPSPTTVLAGPYVGRAMSFTTSYRTPRDTHNNSFSTFGSARFPTSTNIPHHDPEGTFDFFPHHNNKKVKFPRRYLSLSNNHSNTNSHFWASIYESFKQMVPWKRKQEKQRKRAY, encoded by the exons ATGGAGTCACCACACTCAAGGTTGTCCATGCTCATCTCCTCCCGTCCAACCACACCACCGGACTCTCCCCCTCCTCCGCCGCACACGGCGCCAGTGTCCGTGCCTTTCAAGTGGGAGGAAGCACCCGGTAAGCCTAGGCAGCCTTGCCACGTGGACACTAACGAAAAGGATACTAGATCGTTGGAGCTTCCTCCGAGGTTGTTGTTTTTAGAGTACTCCAACAACAAAGTGTCGAGCATGGACGTGCCTTCTCCCACCACCGTCTTGGCTGGGCCTTACGTGGGCCGGGCCATGTCCTTCACCACTTCCTACAGAACTCCCCGGGACACTCACAATAATTCTTTTTCCACTTTTGGGTCTGCAAGGTTTCCCACTTCCACCAACATCCCCCACCATGATCCCGAGGGCACTTTCGACTTTTTCCCTCATCATAATAATAAGAAGGTTAAGTTTCCACGCCGCTACTTGAGCCTCTCTAACAACCACTCCAACACAAACTCACATTTTTGG GCAAGCATTTATGAAAGCTTTAAGCAAATGGTCCCATGGAAACGcaagcaagaaaaacaaagaaaacgaGCTTATTAA